The Silene latifolia isolate original U9 population chromosome Y, ASM4854445v1, whole genome shotgun sequence sequence AAAGCCAGAACTTTTTATTCCATATTAGGCAGAGAAGGAAACATAGTAGTATATATTTTAAGACATGCAGGATAAGTGTTGGCAGAGGAATGAGAAAAAGATGTTTCACCAAATGTTTCTAGGATTTTGATCATTCAATCCCTGCACAAAGGAAAGACTCATGCTTGCGTTTTCATACATATAGGCATGAATTTCCTGCTACAGCCTTACAGGTAAGAAATGAGCAACAACGTAGATAGAGAGTTTGACATGTAGGGTCTTAAATGATAAACTAATCAAAGGAGTCTATTATAGTAATACGGGTAGATTTTTTACTCAAACTCGCGTTTTCTACGGTAATTCCACACCCTATAAGGCTATCACCTACCTAACTGAATGCAAATCCACAATCACAAGATAAATCCCATTCAAGAACGATAAGGAGCAGAGGAAAACGTCACAGCTGATTCATCTATGGATAACAAGGCAAACAAcataaagaaaaaaaatggatGTTCATCTCACTGGATAGGGATCGTCGCTTTTAAAAGGATAGACTCCAACATATGAAAGTAAACAAAATAAGATACATAAGTGCTAGAGGATTAGTAAAGCTCACAATTTTTTGTTTCTGGAGCTTTTTCTGGAATTTCATGACCAGTCTCATTTGGTGATTCATAACCACCACAATCATCAGCTTGCTGATCACTATACAGTCCCTGTTTTCTATAAGTGAAGGTTCCCCGACCACGCCTTTTTGGAACCTTTGGCTTTGTGTCGTCCCTCAATGAAAGTTTAAATACATCAAGTTCAAGTGGAATCTTTGGAGAAACAGATAGCAATTCATCTGGAGCACGATCCACCATTGCTTCCCAATCTGTCCTACATGACAACAACAAGATCTCACCGAATGCACAAAACATGGGTGTTTCAATGctcacaacaacaacatcagagccttaatacccaaaatgatttggggtcggctgacatgaatcatcctttagaaccgtccatacgtgaacgcacacctcaaaatgcggaaaaaaaaatagaaaagggaaaaatgaaaaacaaaagggagagtgaaacataatacaaaagttaaggtaaacttataggttttaaaatcgaagtccggatttcttttataaaaacttaaaatttaaatcgagaataaagattaaaacgattttgaaaaccaaaATAAAATTTAAGGGTCCGAAATACCTTACAAgtgaaccaagtaaaatatataagaaagctattggtaaaaaaggtgtaataaaggagagaagaacgaataaattttttaaaaaaaattaaataaaaatactaaatatgtcaaataacatcaaatactaaaaatccacatgtatcttttccttccattgtgccctctccgtcaccattctCTCCTCAAGCCCAAAAAATCTCGtgtcgtgctctatcactctcagccatgtctgtctcggtctcccACTACCCCTAGGAACTTTTTATGTTCCGCAAGTCAGGAGGTGCgtcataggtctccttctcacatagccaaaccatcttagtcgattttccatcatcttgtccctATTAGcgtcacttttaccttttccctaatcacctcattccttaatcgatctttccttgtatggccGCACATCCACCTAAACATACGCATCTCCGTCACCCTCATCTTTtaaatgtgacaatgtttcacggccgtAAAGTAAGGCACAcctaattgtcgtgcgataaaattttccctttaatctttggggcatatctttactGCATAAAAACCCGAAACACTCTTCCAtatcaaccatcccgctttaattctgtagGCCACATCACCGTCTAACTCttcatctttttgaataatagatcatAGATATATAAAGAAATCTGACCCCTCAACAACAtccccatcgaaaataatactccccaccTCTGTCGATCTCGACCCCGCCAcgttagtgaactgacacctcaaatactcggtcttactcctACTCAACCTAAACCCGCGAGTCTCTAAAGTAACACAAAGAAAAGAAACAAGGAATCGACCCCGCCAcgttagtgaactgacacctcaaatactcggtcttactcctACTCAGCCTAAACCTGCGAGTCTCTAAAGTAACACAAAGAAAAGAAACAAGGAAAATGATGCTGGTGACAGGAAGATAAAGGCTATTCCTATAGGCTACCACTAGTACCATTTAAGGGTGTTTGGTTAAGTGTTTTCGAATAAATTGTAATGGAGTTAGATACTTCATAAATTTTAACTCCATTCCAATCCCTAGAATCCCATACAGGGCACTCCCCCCAAGCTCCCAATTCCGTCTCCCCCTAGAGAGAGATAAACAAGACACAAGTTTAGAGAGGCATGGGTATCCAAATCCATACCCTTATGGAATGACATTCTATCCATTCCATTCCACTTTTTGACTTCCTTTGTTATTTTTCTCGTAATACCTTAATAATTACCCTAAATCCAAGCACGCTTTAAAATGTAATACACCATTATAAACATAATATGCCTGCACAGTCCGAACTTCCCATAGTTAAGAACTTCCAATCGAGTAAACACTATAAAACAAGTACCTCAAGTCAAGTCAATAATCGAAACTCAACCAAAACAACAACAGAATACTTCAACAAACTAAAACTTGCTATTTCAGTTGGTCTCTGTTAAGACGGCCATATCCGTTTTTAAgtataaaacgggtcaaatacttCCCTAGGCATTCTGTTTTTTATGTCATCCATCTATTTGATCCCGTTCAttgtttaagacggatatttGCGATGTTAATTCTAGCGCACAAAAATTATCCCTGATCATAATTTGCTAGTCTTCTCAAAACAGTAAAACTTAAACCAATAACAAAATTTCTGCCACAAAGGCAAACATACCATCATCCGAAGATTCCAGAGGACCTGCATTGCTTCTCGACGATTCCGCGCCGAACTCAACCTTATCTGAAAATAAAACACACAAACACCCGTCATAGGGCATACATTTACAAATACCAGACGCAAATgatataaaagataaacaaatgattgagacggggGAATGTACGATTATGCGAAAATAGCACTACCACACTCATTATCTCTGGTTGAACTCGAACCATCGCATCGAGAAGCATCactaaaatccaaaacaaaatCGAAAAAATCgagtaaaattttaaaaaaaaaaccgatGAAAACAAAAGAATTAACGAAATTGAAGTGACATACGAAGAGGAGAGAGAGCGAAGTTGAAGGGATTGAGCTTGAGAAGAAAGTTGATCGGATTTAAGAGAGAAACCAATTGAAGAGTAAAGTTTGGATAGTTGACGAAGTGCAGAAACTAATTGAAATTGAGAATTGGGGgaatttagggtttggagatcggaaattagggtttcgaggtAAGAAATTGCAGAATTAGTGTCGCCGGAGACGAGAAGATCTTCTACTTTTTCGCTCCAGTTGGTTTTCTCAGTGTCTGCTCCTTTCGACTCCATTTTTACTGATGCGTTCGAAAAATGGTTGACGAAGTTGGGAGAATTGATGTAATGATGAAATCGAAATAAATTATGGACTGAAAAAAGATGGGCCGGGTTTTATAGGAttcatatgttttttttttgagataTTCTAGTGTATGCAGACTTCGAGTTTTTCGATTTTTACATGTTGTCTCCTCCTTTTTTTAAATCTacattgtacccctaaacttcttAGTTTTTCTCCATCATAACCTCGTTTAACTCTTCATTAACTTTATTATTATCAAACGACGATACTTTGACCTTTATTCTAACTTATTAATGTTGTATCACCGTTGTATATGAGAAACATCATAAATCACTTTTAATAATCACCAACTACTATTAAAAACATATGTTATGAGTCACGACATGATAATGAAGATTTTTTGAACTTTTAGTTAGTTTCGTATACTATTTCGTGGGCTAATGAGTAATTCAACGAACTAATAAGTAAATGAGTGGGTTACCGAGTAATTGGAATGATAAATTGACGATTTAATATGTCATTTAAGAAACTAAGTTAGcaaagacaataaataaggtcatgatatagactaatgtatagagtttaggggtacaccatagaatataAAAAAAGGAGGGGTACAATGTAGAAAACCAAAAACCACaagggtacaccgtagaatatccccttttttttttgaaagaaaccCCAGAAGGGGAATCAACTCATAGCATTAGAATCGCGTTCCGCCATACAAATGATGTCCGACGGGAACGAAGAGGACCAACTACGACTACCTTCAGTCCAAGGACCGAAATGAGCTAGTTTGTGAGCTACCTTGTTATTGTTTCTACGCATAAACTTAAAGCAAAAACTACGAAACGAATTACAAAGAACAAAAATATCCGCATAAACTAAGTGCAAATCACTTCGTCCCTTCGCATTCTTCTTCAGGTCTTCCACCACCGTCACACAATCGCTTTCCACTTCGACATCAAGTTGTCCGTGTTTCAGAGCTTCCCTCAAACCATGCCAAACTCCCATAGCTTCCGCCATTACCACACTCATATCATCACGTTGCTGCGTCACTGCACACCAGAGGACCGTACCATTGTCGTCTCTCCCAACGCTTCCCCATCCCACTCCAACTCCCTCCAATACCGCAGCATCGACAGCTTGATATGTTGGGTCATCCTGTGTGTTGTTCTATGGGCTTGATGTTTAAACTAGTTAAAATCGATTTGTCTTGATTGGCCCGACCCAGAAAGCCTAATCCGACTCTTAGAATTGAATCGAATGGCGAAATTCAAATGAGATTTGAATTTGAATATCGAACACGATCTTAACCTGACTTGCACCCAGTAAAACTGACTTGTATCTATTCTGGAATGACCCGATTTGAAAACACCCAATCAAAAAATGATCCAGCTAAAGATAACTTGAAATTACAAACATTTCGGTTTCGATCATGTCGTGTTCGAGTCCGTGTCAACTTTAAACGGGTCATCACTACCTTAACCTGAACCTGACCTAATTACATAATTCGGTTATTTAACTTAACCCTTAGCCTGATCACTAAATTTTTCACCCGACATGTTTAACCCATTTGTTTGTTAAGCAATTCATTTTTAACCCGGTTAATTCGTTAACCTATCTAAGCTTTAATCctcttactactaagagaataagagATTCTCTTACTTTTTCCGCCTAAACAATTTTTACTCATAATTAGGCTCCTTTCTAAATCCTAAACTATGAATAAATAATGGGCTACTAATTGGTGTTCCGCTGGTCTTTCCACTAGCCCATCTTATGAACTATACATAAATTTTACCCACATTATTAAGTGTGTATTCGGCCTGACTTTTAAAAGAGTTTTTGGACTTAAAAACACTTTTTGGTCAAACATATAATTATTTAAAAGTTAAAGAAAAATTTCTCAAAAGCCAAAAAACCATCTTTTTTACCATAAAAATAgaagtgtggacaaggccctcgggaactgcgtccgcgggatccacaccaggcataatcgactcgaggttctttcgaatcgaattaagacatattagagtcgccaccaagttttttgggaacttggaaccgttcaagtcaactttacacctttcatcgaaaagcataaagccaatcgactacgagtgattaaagataaagacttgtaccctatatcactcgattagaatgactctcgtaatccaatggtatttagacggatccacaaaccatagatcttgagtaaggggtgagggtacgtgttgggaagcccataaggacacccaaccccgcccgtcaataacggcctctactaagtcaagtgtcggatttcaaacaaggtcatagctactacgatgtatgatatgcaaacgttgttttaaccctatcatgtgacaacaatttctatgtcgttttagatgcaactaaactaactttgtcaaagttgtaatttagcatgtgggttgattgatctagcaacattcaaacgaaagcaaacaaggcttaagggggaatgggggagccgttgggatctacctattacaaaccaggcatttcatgccgacacaacgataaataaattacaactcgatctaattacaattgctacatacaactcaaaacacgacacaaaacacacggccattgggccttgaaaaccgtgcacatgagggtggcccacggctcacatgacccacggtccttgggtcactcctcgtaatgcgtgctcgcgcttaatctcatcgaattagacatagggctacgcaccaaagcatgcattagcataaaccgggccatgttgctttaaacaacatgcggtttaccacgctcctacaagcattggggaacaaccgtctaaccaaacaagactaaggtttttagaaaaggttttgactcaataaaagaaaacaaacttgaaagattacaactcgataaaccaacgataaattacaaacaatgaaacaacgaggaaacaaacggtataaaaacaaaacgagaaaggtaaataaaacggccaacccacggcccaaaccaacggccaccctcacggccaagacaaggccaacctagttcctaagtcagattcattgattagatcgagtgattgcgaaaagggataagaaacaagttagaaaacgagtagaaaaacgatgttgattgattgtcgcacgagggtacattcacacggcctaaagggtctaattaggtcaaattcgctaattaatttaactcatcgagtgtcaataagaaggtgctaatcacgcactcttatactagcgagaaattaggtgaaagagagagatgcattcaattatttacagaatcgtcgattgattttataacttacgtcaaagccacctatcgtgtctaattaggttattaaattaaattaaagtcatctaaatacgtcataggttaacaaccagaggttaaactaacatacaacgggtcctagggtctgtcgatttggccgaaacaaaagggggtcgaaaacgaagaacaaagttagataattgttttatttatgccctactttgaacacgaggatatgtaaatgagacgggggtgtacgaccgacagatgtagcggtttcttttcccatctcaagtcaacgcgggtgttcatagtggtactttaactcatactcggactaactagtttcatagttaattaaaacaaacgataaacaaaacgaaaacaaacaaaaaacaaactataaaaaaggcataaaaaaaaacgaaataaaaaaggagagaaaaggggatttgatgcaccctcaacctacatgtatcgttgacaccgtcttgggtcgtaatcgatggtagattttatctcgagaggccgtcgtcgacgaagaataaagcaaacacgcgttttggaaagtttctggacagcgattttaaaacagtgatatctccctcgtttcacgacgaaaattcgattcgaaagatgttttggaaactagaaagagaggagaacaaggatcttaaagcaacccctgctcgttttgggttaatgggcacgaaaaacgagcacaaacagaactggacagacaagaagaaaccgcgaaaacagagtgttatttcactctgtttttcgagggatttcgtgtactctcaagggcaatttggctcgtaattctttgtctaatatgtagatggatgttatgtggttaattaggaacaagaaactcgaatttttatggagttttgatggaggaacgaaagggttttcgaagaggacacacaaacagtttctgtttgtgtgtcggttttgtttagggtttttggaggatgtttagggtttgtttctgaggtttaaagcttgtgggtgatggtaggatgtatggagaacttagaggaatgaatgtatggtgaaggggtcgtatttataaggagttaaaataggttaaaagagagggagggggcagtcgggctcaatcccgtatggctgctgtccatcggtttttgtgagggtttgaggggggttttcttggtgattaagctaggataatatgggtaggatactagggtatgggttagggttaatgggtacgggtcttggtagtgtttggagcgggtttgggctcgagaattggctcgcaaaaacagggggctcggtttatgcgtgggctgcttgtgaggggtttgggacgaggatttgggccatggtatgggggttcgaacatgggtggatgggtattggtctaggtgggttaatgtactcgagattcgtgccaattcgtaaaggaaacgggctcaaaaaccgagctaaaatcgagctcaaaaacaagtgttcaaaacgagttttcttcgcttttcaaatcgatttttcaaatcaattaataaattgaaataaatgacttttcaaatcaaacattctcataaaatgatttttcaaatcaaatatttattttattttcaataaaataaacttaagaaaataaattcaaaataaaactttaatttaaatatcatttaaattaaatgaataatgaattcacttaaaaaacacattaattttaaatatcatttaaaataacaaaatgaacttactaaaaacattaatttaaatatcatttaaattaacagaatgaattcactaaaaacattaatttaaatatcatttaaattaataaaatacttcatcgacgacgcccattctacctcgtaaaacgagctccaaataatgacaatgacaactaaagaatacatgtgtcctatcatcatcgggtgtttgtcgggttctctataaattccaatatcgacggatacgggtatctacaagaaGCAGTAATTTGGTAtgcttttgaaaaacacttttagAAAATTAAGCTTGAAAAATAAAAACTCATTTTCAACAAATTAGATCAAACATGCTCTAAAATAGTGTATGTTTTCGCATTTTTTCTTTATAtttgttattttgtattttttaacAAAAATTATAATAATAGTTATACACTTCACTGAAATATTTTATACGGATAAAAAAGAATCATGTGTTATTTATGTTA is a genomic window containing:
- the LOC141626542 gene encoding uncharacterized protein LOC141626542, with translation MESKGADTEKTNWSEKVEDLLVSGDTNSAISYLETLISDLQTLNSPNSQFQLVSALRQLSKLYSSIGFSLKSDQLSSQAQSLQLRSLSSSDASRCDGSSSTRDNECDKVEFGAESSRSNAGPLESSDDDWEAMVDRAPDELLSVSPKIPLELDVFKLSLRDDTKPKVPKRRGRGTFTYRKQGLYSDQQADDCGGYESPNETGHEIPEKAPETKNSTHGTRRHVLVLDGFDPRTTTTDLEKLYKDYRDRGFAIRWVNDTLALAVFQTPSVDLAPSPTGI